In Gallaecimonas xiamenensis 3-C-1, the following proteins share a genomic window:
- a CDS encoding fused MFS/spermidine synthase has translation MEDTLTQCRAAKSAGLPPLVFTLAFTSGFSIMAVELLGGRILAPYFGSSIYVWGSIITVFMVALSLGYLIGGRLSLHEPGLGRYGSFYLLSALALLPIVLAGDGMMEQVFIALADPRYGSLVAASALFLLPTVILGMIAPYSVRLLVRHQQHSGQVAGFLYFVSTLGSALGTLATSFYLVLWFEVNAIIWTLIALLACCGLLAISLRKWL, from the coding sequence ATGGAAGACACCCTGACCCAATGCCGTGCCGCCAAAAGCGCCGGCCTGCCTCCCCTGGTATTCACCCTGGCCTTTACCAGCGGTTTTAGCATCATGGCCGTGGAACTGCTGGGAGGGCGGATCTTGGCGCCTTACTTCGGCTCCAGCATCTACGTCTGGGGCAGTATCATCACCGTGTTTATGGTGGCCTTGTCCCTTGGCTACCTTATCGGCGGCAGGTTGTCATTGCATGAGCCCGGTTTAGGCCGCTATGGCAGTTTTTATCTGTTGTCGGCCCTGGCACTGCTGCCCATAGTCTTGGCCGGCGATGGCATGATGGAGCAGGTCTTTATTGCCCTGGCCGATCCCCGCTACGGCTCTTTGGTTGCCGCCAGCGCCCTGTTTCTGCTGCCCACCGTTATTCTCGGCATGATAGCCCCCTACTCGGTACGCCTGCTGGTTCGCCATCAGCAGCACAGCGGCCAGGTGGCCGGCTTTTTGTACTTCGTCTCCACCCTGGGCAGCGCCCTTGGCACCTTGGCCACCTCCTTCTATTTGGTGCTCTGGTTCGAGGTCAACGCCATTATCTGGACCCTTATCGCCCTGCTGGCCTGCTGCGGCCTGCTGGCCATCAGCCTGAGGAAGTGGCTATGA